The ANME-2 cluster archaeon genome segment TGAGGCGAGGGATCTGGAAGATAGGATTGCTGAGAATGTTGCGCAGCTATTGGAAGGAGATAATTGATGAGCGAACTTGTTTCTGATGAATATGTGGTACTTCTTGCTGAGATAAAACAGCGTATTCGCTCTGCCCAATATGAAGCCCTAAAGGCAGTCAATAAGGAACTAATTTCGCTATACTGGGACATTGGAAAGGTGATTGTAGAGAGACAGGAAGGGGAGACATGGGGAAAGTCTGTAGTTAAAAGGCTTGCTGAAGATCTGCAAAACGAATTTCCGGGGATTGGAGGCTTTTCATCACAGAATCTCTGGAAGATGAAACAATTTTACCAGGCATATTCCCGAAATGAAAAACTCTCACCATTGGTGAGAGAAATTGGGTGGACTCATAATCATATAATTCTGACGAAATGTAAGGACTATCTGGAGCGCGAATTCTATATCCGCATGACCCGGAAATTCGGGTGGACCAAGAACGTTTTGATACACAAGATTGAGAACCAGACCTATGAAAAAACCCTGCTCAACCAGAATAATTTTGAACGAACCTTACCTGTTGAAATAAGCACCCAGGCTAAACTTGCAGTTAAGGATGAGTACACATTTGATTTTCTGGAACTTGGTGATGAACACAGCGAGCGCCAGTTAGAGCAGGCGATTCTTTCTAAGATCGAGCCTTTCCTGCACGAGATGGGCGGGGTGTTTTCTTTTATTGGCAGCCAGTACCGGCTGGAGGTCAGCGATAAGGAATATTTCATTGACCTTTTGCTGTATCATCGTCATCTGAAGTGCCTGATAGCACTTGAACTGAAGATTGGGGAGTTTATCCCTGAGTATGTGGGTAAGATGCAGTTTTACCTGGCTGCGCTGGATGATACTGTTAGGATGGAGGATGAAATGCCCTCTATTGGTATTATCCTGTGCAAATCCAGGGATAAAACCATTGTTGAGTATGCGCTGAGGGAGTCGAATAAGCCTATTGGTGTGGGTGCTTATCGGATGGTTTCTACTCTGCCAAAGGAACTGGAAGGGGAACTTCCTGCACCTGAGCAGATTGCTAAGTTGTTGGAGGGGGTGGAGTGATGGTGAATAAATCCTTGCGAACCATTGGAACGAATTACCGTAAAAATTGCATGGTTTCTGAAGATGCAGTTCCAATTCATTCAAAAATGCAAAATTCCGCCTTAAGAGATGTTTGTTATTTGGTTACAGATGGTACACATGATACACCGAAAACTTTGAAAAATGGTGTTCCACTTATAAAAGCTAAAGAAATTGTCGGTGGTATTATTGATTTTGAAAATTGTGAATACATTAGTTATGAAGACCATCTAAAAGTAATTGCGCGATCCAATCCTGAAAAAGGTGATATATTATTCGCTCATATCGGTGCATCTCTTGGAGAGACAGCTTTTATCAAAACTAATAAAGAATTTAGTATTAAGAACGTTGCACTTTTTAAACCAAACCCATCTAAAATCGACAATCGATATTTATTTTACTATGTCATCAGCTCAAAATTTCAAAATGAAATAAAAAATTGTAGAACGGGCTCAGCACAACCATTTGTTAGTCTTGATTTTTTAAGAAATCATCCTATTAAGTATCACACTAACCTCGAAACCCAGCACAAAATCGCCGCTATCCTCTCCGCCTACGACGACCTCATCGAGAACAACACGCGGCGCATAAAGATTCTGGAAGAGATGGTGCAGACGCTCTACCGCGAGTGGTTTGTGAAGTTCAGGTTTCCGGGGCATGAAAGAGTGAAGATGGTGGAGTCGGAGCTGGGGATGGTACCGGAGGGGTGGGAAGTTAATAAAGTAAAAGAAACATTTGAAATTTTGGGTGGAGGCACACCTTCCAAGAAAGTTGATGAATATTGGGAAAATGGAGAGATTGTGTGGTATACACCATCTGACCTCACATCATCTAATACAATGTTTATGGAACAATCATCAAACAAAATCACAGAACTTGGACTTAAAAAAAGCTCAGCAAAGTTATTTCCTCCTTATTCCATTATGATGACAAGCCGAGCCACCCTCGGAATTGTTGCAATTAATACAACACCTGCATGTACAAATCAAGGATTTATTACATGCTTACCAAATGAGAGAGTCCCTATTTATTACATATATTATTGGCTTCTTGAAAATACAAGCACTTTTCTAAATATGGCATCAGGAGCTACATTTAAAGAAATAAGCAAAACAGTTTTTAAAACTATTGATATAATTCTACCATCACAAAATATCCGTGATGATTTTCAAAGAATAGTAGAACCATTAGTTGATAAAATCCTAAATCTTCAGAGAAAAAACACCAACCTCCGCCGCACCCGCAACCTGCTGCTGCCGAAGCTCATATCAGGCAAGGTGGACGTGGAGAATATCGATGTGCAGATGCCGAATAATGGAGGAGCATGAAAATCAAAATCATTGGAACTGAAGACAAAACAAAAGGCAGGCTTTATAAGATCGAGGTTGCAGCCAAAATAGTTGAACTTCGGCTTACATGGCACTCATTAGACCGCATAACTATATGGGATTTAAAACCTGAACATGTTCTTGAGACTTTGCTATTTCCGGAAGAAGTTGTGACCGGTCATAATAACAGATTTATTGCTCATAAAAGATATAATGGACATATAATTTGAGCAGTCTATGAATATGATCTTAATTTACCAGTTCTTGTAACGGAATATTATCCAACAGCGAAAAGATACTTTAAAGGAGGTAGAAACTTTGCAGATAAAATACTCCCCTGATGCAGATGCATTGATAATACGACTCAGAGAAGGTAAACCAGTGGATTCTGTTGACCTTGCTGAGGGGATTATCGCGCATTACTCGAAAGACAAGAAGATACTTGAGATAGAAATTCTGGATGCATCAACGGTTGTGCAAATGAGTGAATTGAATGTGTCGCTAAAGGGTGCACAGGCCGCAGTGGTGACTTGACACTTTAATTTGTGTCTTAAAAATGACAATCTGGCTCCCCACCTACACGATAACCCCTGCCACAGCCGCCGCCCTCATGCAGATCGAAGCTGACCGGACCGTGGTGGAACAAACACCGCTCCCCCTGGCGGTCCGGGAAGAACTGCGCTGCCGCGCCCGGCAAAGCGAACGAATAGGGAGGTAAGATGAGCAGTCTATTCTCAGAAGATGCATTGGTTGAGCAGCCTGCTATTGCTCTATTTGCCGGATTAGGGTGGGAAACTTCCAATTGCTTTGATGAAAAGTTCGGTGAAAATAGTACACTTGGTCGCGAGACATCCAGCGAAGTAGTGCTATTGCCCCGATTACTGCCAATGCCAACCGCGAAGTTAGAGACTGTTGGGAGAGAAACATGAAAATATATGGTATGGACTTTACCAGTGCTCCACGCCGGAAGAAGCCTATCACCTATACAGAATGCATACTTGAAAACGGCATTCTAAGAGTTAATAACTTAAGACATCTTGAATATTTTAAACAGTTTGAAGATTTCCTCGATATTGAAGGAGATTGGATATTGGGGATTGACTTTCCTTTCAGCTTGCCGAGAAAGCTGATCATCAATTTGGAATTACCTCTTTCATGGGAAGGCTATGTTGAGATCATAGCCAAAATGGATAAACAAGCATTTGAGGATCTGCTGACAGAATATTGTCATTCTCGTCCAAAGGGAGATAAACACCATTTCCGAGTAACCGACAAAAAAGCGAAATCTTGCAGCCCGATGACATTATACGGTACTCCGGTTGGAAAAATGTTCTATCAGGGAGCACCTCGACTTCTAAAGTCCAGAGTAAGCATACTTCCAAGCCGTCCCACAAATGGGAACAGTATTGTGGTAGAAGCCTATCCAAAACTTGTCGCCATGAAGTGGATCGGCAAGCGCGGATATAAAAATGATACCAAAAAGAAGCAATCAGATGAGCAGAAGACCGCTCGTACTGAAATTGTGCGCGGGCTATGCTCAGGGAAACTTCGAGACTACTATGGATTCGATATCGAATTGAGTGAGAAATTGAGGGCAACTCTCATTGAAGATCCCACTGGCGATAATCTGGATGCTTTACTTTGTGCTGTTCAAACTGGGTGGGCTTATGAACAGCGAGATCAAGGATATGGGATTCCAGCAGATTGTGATCCTCTTGAGGGATGGATTGTAGATCCTGATTTGTTAGACTAAGGACAATTCAATAAAGTGGATATATATATAAAAATAACAATAGTGTTAGTATATGTATGTAGGATGTCCCGCAGGACTGTAGCTCAAAAAATTGCTGACGAACTTAAAAGACGTGAATCTGAAAATAAATAGTCTAAAATTGAAGGATAAATTGAAAAATGGTAAATGACTATTCAGAAGACAATCTTGTTGAACAACCCGCTATTGCTCTATTTGCCGGATTAGGGTGGGAAACAGAAAACTGTTTCTATGAAAAGTTCGGTGAAAATAGCACACATGGTCGCGAGACATCCAGCGAAGTAGTGCTGTTACCCCGATTACGTTCGGCATTGGAAGGATTAAATCCTGCTCTCCCAAAAGAAGCCATTGAGCTGGCTATTGAAAAACTGGTACGCGATAGAAGCATTATGAGCCCTGCCAATGCCAACCGCGAAATATACCAATTATTAAAAAATGGAGTCAAAGTCTTATTTCAGGATACTGAGAATAAGGAAATTGTAGAAACTGTTCAGGTCATTGACTGGAAATATCCTTCAAATAATAACTTCTTCCTTGCCTCACAGTTCTGGGTGTCAGGTGATATGTATAAGCGCCGGGCTGATCTTGTGGGTTTTGTCAATGGACTACCCCTCGTTTTCATTGAACTTAAAGCATCCCACAAGCGACTGGAACGTGCTTATCAGGATAATCTGCGCGATTATAAATCAACCATCCCCAAGATCTTCTGGTATAATGCAATTATCTTACTCTCAAATGGCAGTTTCAGCAAGATCGGCAGTATGACTGCTGCGTGGGAGCACTTTGCAGAATGGAAAAAGATTAACAGCGAAGGGGAAGAGGGTATCATTTCACTGGATACCATGATCCGCGGAACCTGTGAACCTTCCCGCCTGCTGGATATGATAGAGAACTTCACCATTTTCAGTGAGGTCAGTGGCGGTCTCGCAAAATTCGTTGCAAAGAACCATCAATACCTGGGTGTAAATAATGCCACTGAAGCGCTATTACAGATTAAAGAGAATCAGGGGAAACTGGGAGTTTTCTGGCATACACAAGGAAGTGGGAAGAGTTATTCAATGATCTTCTTTTCCCAGAAGATACTGCGCAAAATTCCCGGAAACTACACTTTTGTTATCATAACCGACAGACAGGAACTGGACGACCAGATCTATAAAAATTTTGCCAATACGGGAATTGTTACAGAAGAACACATACAGGCCACAAGTGGCAAACACCTGCAGCAGCTTCTGAGTGAAGACCACCGGTTCATTTTCACATTGATCCAGAAATTTCGAACTGATAAAGATGAAACCTACCCCGAAATCTCAGATCGGGATGATATTATTGTAATCACTGACGAAGCACACCGCAGCCAGTACGATATACTTGCCACCAATATGCGTAATGCCCTTCCCAAAGCAGCTTTTATAGCCTTTACCGGTACACCTCTTATCGTTGGGGAAGAAAAAACAAAAGAAGTTTTCGGGGATTATATCAGCATCTATGATTTCAAACAATCGGTAGAGGACGGGGCTACAGTACCGCTGTATTATGAAAACCGCATTCCTGAACTCCAGCTTACCAATAAAGACCTCAATAAAGATCTGGAATGCTTGATAGAAGAAGCAGAATTGGATGAAGAACAGGAAAATAAAGTTGCTCGGGAATTTGCCAGGGAATACCATTTAATCACCAGGAACGACCGGCTTGAGAAGATCGCAGAAGATATTGTTGCACATTTCATGGGCCGTGGGACTACTGGCAAGGCAATGGTCATTTCCATAGATAAAGCCACTGCGGTAAAGATGTATGATAAAGTGCAGGAGTACTGGCAAAAATATCTCAACGAACTTGAGTCTAGGCCAGTCCCCTCGTACGAAAGTGAAAGAAATGAACACATGGCCAGAATCAAATTCATGAAAGAGACCGACATGGCAGTGGTGGTCTCCCAGGAACAGAATGAAATTGAAACCTTCAAAGAAAAAGGATTGGATATTGCCCCACATAGAAGGCGGCTGGTAAATGAAGACCTGGATAAAAAGTTCAAGGACCCGGATAATCCCTTGCGCATTGTATTTGTCTGTGCTATGTGGATGACCGGTTTTGATGTCCCTTCCTGTTCCACCATCTATCTCGACAAACCCATGCGCAACCATACATTAATGCAAACCATTGCCAGGGCGAACCGTGTTTTTGGAGACAAATTAAATGGTCTGATAGTGGATTATATCGGAGTATTCCGGAACTTGGAAAAAGCTTTGGCAATCTATGGATCAGCAGCAAGTGGAAAAATCAAAGAGGGTGAAACTCCGGTAATGGATAAAAGTGAGCTTGTTAAGTACCTTAAACAGGCGATCGATGAAACCATAATATTTTGTAAAAAACGGGGTATAAACCTGACTCAAATTCAAGCTGTTGATGGTTTTAAAAGGGTGAAATTGCTTGATAATGCTGTTGAAGCAATTTTAATTAATGATGATTCGAAGAAAAAATACCTGTCACTGTCAGTGAACGTAGCTAAAATATACAGAGCGATTCTCCCAGACCCGGCCGCAAATGAGTTTGGACCCAGCCAAAAACTCATCACTATAATAGCTGCAAAAATTCGTTCCCTGGCACCAAAAGCAGATATTTCAGATATTATGGGTGAAGTTGAGGAATTATTAGATCAGTCAATTGCTACAGAAGGATATATCATCCAAGATCCATCTGAACAATCTGATGTAAGCAAATACCTTGATTTGAGCCAGGTTAATTTTGAAGCATTAAAGGAAGCTTTTAAAAAAGGCCATAAACGGATCGAAACAGAAAAATTAAGAGCTTCAATTGAAAATAAATTGGCACAATTGGTTCGTTTAAATAAAAGTCGGATGGATTATCTGGAGAAGTTCCAGGAAATGATTGATGAGTATAATTCAGGCTCACATAATGTGGAGTTTTTTTTCACTAAACTAATGGCTTTTGCACAAGAACTAAATGCAGAAGAAAAACGGGGAATTGTTGAAAAACTTAGCGAAGAGGAACTCGCAATATTTGATCTATTGACCAGGCCAGAAATGACTTTGGGCAAGAAAGAGGAATTACAGGTTAAAAGGGTCGCACAGAAGCTTTTGGAAACTCTTAAAGAGGAGATGTTTGTGCTGGATTGGCGTAAAAGGCAGCAATCCCGGGCTGCGGTCCTTGTATCTATTGAAGAGACTTTAGATCTTCTGCCTCGAATTTATACTCCAGATTTATTTCAAAATAAGTGTGATTTAGTATATCAGCACGTATATGACTCATATTTTGGGCCGGAACAAAGTATTTACGCTCTTGCTGATTGAAGCACCAACTGAAACATATTTCATTTACTTAACCTCCCGCCCCCCGCCAAACCCTTATCAAGCCCCACACTTCAATATACCCTTCATGCTCACCATCGAAGTCATCACCCGCCGTCCGGACAGCGAACAGGCACACCAAACACCCCCGCCTTCCAGCCATAGGGTAAGTACCTTGGGGGTGTCTGAATCACAAGCTGGGCCAGTGACCGCACCGCCTGGCTCCATACCAAACACCCGAGCCGCCGCCTGCATCATGCACCGCCCTCCACCCGCCGCCCGGACTGTGAGCAAGCACACCAAACACCCTCGCGTCCCAGCCACAGGGTCAGGACCGTGCAAGTGACCAGGCTGTTTAAAAGGTGGAAAAAATCACCAAAACAATCCTAATCACTAAAACAGAAGTCCTCTCCTTTTGTAAAACATATCTCGAAAACATCAAAAACATCTAACCTGCCCAATAAATTAGGGACCTCTGATATGGCAAAAGCAACTCTTGTTTCAACCTTTCTTCCGTTGATTAACATTTGGATACTGTGGACGTATGCAATCAATTCACCCACAATTCCCCGGAATATCTTCTCATCACCCTGTTCCACATCCACCCACATAATGTCGCCAATCCTCTTAGAAAAAATAGAAATATCAGCACCCGAATCCACCAGCATACTAAGTTCAAAAAGATCTCCATTGGCATCAATAAGTCCAACTTTTACGATCGGCCTATAAACAACCCCCAGACTTGAAGAATTTTACTTTGCGAATTTAAAACATTTTTTCAAAGGATCATGGCCTCTTTTCTTGGGACCTGGCCTAAGAAAACAACCATTTTCGGGAATTTGGTCTTTGCTTCGTTGTAGACCTTTTTAGCATCAATACCATGAGCTATGATATCATCTTCTATGATAGCGACATATTCACCTTCATATTCAGCGACCATGTCCATAAGATGTGTTCTGAAATATTCCATGGCATCTTTCATATTAATATGTTGGAATCGATTGATTAAAAACTTTTAGGTTAGATTTTCAATCCCGGTTTTACAAGCAATAACCACCCACGAAGCATCCCCACCCGCCGCCCGGACAGCGAGCAGGCACACCAACCCCCCGCGTCCCGGCCATGGGGTCAGGACCATGGGGGTGCCTGAATCATAAGCTGGGGCAGTGACTACATCGCCTGGCGATTTTTTTTGCCTGAATTAATGGACAGGATTAACTGGATTGACAAGATATGAAAGTGGCTCGCATCATCCTGTAAATTTTGTAAATCCTGTCTAATAATTTTTAAATTACCCTTAGATTTGAAGTGGATACATCATATCTCTAATTTCAGCAGCAGGATACACAAATGTGTTTATACTTTCCTATACGTTAATCAATCATAAGAAGAAAGAAAAATCATGTGAAATAATCACAACAGTTTACAATGGCGCAGCAATCAGAATTCAAAACATTAAATACCATATCTCACGATGTATTGCTATGAACTATGATCTAGTAGTAGCTGGCGCCGGTCCTGGCGGGTTGATGACCGCTTCAGTAGTGGCACAGGCCGGATACCGTGTACTGGTGGTGGAAAAAAACACAACATGCAGGTCACCATGTGCAGGATACATCAGCAATACCATCAACTTTGAACTGCCTGATAACTGTATCATCCAGTCAAAAATAAGGAAAATGCGCACCTATTTTCCGGATCTATCCTATCACGATTTCCAGCTGAACGGTTTTGTGGTTGACAGGCCGTCCTTTGATATGGCACTGGCAGTGAGAACAAAAGAACTGGGTGCACACATTAAATGGGGCTCTCCCCTGGTCGACCTGATACCCCGGGGTGTCAGGTACGACGGTGGTGAGGCTTGCGGGAAAATTATCGTTGGTGCGGATGGTGTTTTTTCAAAGACTGCATCACTTATGGGAGCGGATAAGCAGAGAGTTGCATTTTGCGCCCAGTATCACCTCAGGGGAATTGAGGTGTTACCAGATACCTGCAAGATATTATTTGATGCCGATTATGCGCCAGGCGGATATGTATGGATCTATCCCACAGGTGAAAATTCGGCCAAAGTGGGTCTGGGGGTAACAGAAGCGGGCACAAGGTCTGCGCGCGAATACCTGGATGCATTTATCAGTGAGTCCATTATTGCCAAGCGGCTTAATGGT includes the following:
- a CDS encoding DUF1016 domain-containing protein; amino-acid sequence: MSELVSDEYVVLLAEIKQRIRSAQYEALKAVNKELISLYWDIGKVIVERQEGETWGKSVVKRLAEDLQNEFPGIGGFSSQNLWKMKQFYQAYSRNEKLSPLVREIGWTHNHIILTKCKDYLEREFYIRMTRKFGWTKNVLIHKIENQTYEKTLLNQNNFERTLPVEISTQAKLAVKDEYTFDFLELGDEHSERQLEQAILSKIEPFLHEMGGVFSFIGSQYRLEVSDKEYFIDLLLYHRHLKCLIALELKIGEFIPEYVGKMQFYLAALDDTVRMEDEMPSIGIILCKSRDKTIVEYALRESNKPIGVGAYRMVSTLPKELEGELPAPEQIAKLLEGVE
- a CDS encoding restriction endonuclease subunit S, whose amino-acid sequence is MMVNKSLRTIGTNYRKNCMVSEDAVPIHSKMQNSALRDVCYLVTDGTHDTPKTLKNGVPLIKAKEIVGGIIDFENCEYISYEDHLKVIARSNPEKGDILFAHIGASLGETAFIKTNKEFSIKNVALFKPNPSKIDNRYLFYYVISSKFQNEIKNCRTGSAQPFVSLDFLRNHPIKYHTNLETQHKIAAILSAYDDLIENNTRRIKILEEMVQTLYREWFVKFRFPGHERVKMVESELGMVPEGWEVNKVKETFEILGGGTPSKKVDEYWENGEIVWYTPSDLTSSNTMFMEQSSNKITELGLKKSSAKLFPPYSIMMTSRATLGIVAINTTPACTNQGFITCLPNERVPIYYIYYWLLENTSTFLNMASGATFKEISKTVFKTIDIILPSQNIRDDFQRIVEPLVDKILNLQRKNTNLRRTRNLLLPKLISGKVDVENIDVQMPNNGGA
- a CDS encoding DUF2283 domain-containing protein, with amino-acid sequence MQIKYSPDADALIIRLREGKPVDSVDLAEGIIAHYSKDKKILEIEILDASTVVQMSELNVSLKGAQAAVVT
- a CDS encoding DUF429 domain-containing protein, which codes for MKIYGMDFTSAPRRKKPITYTECILENGILRVNNLRHLEYFKQFEDFLDIEGDWILGIDFPFSLPRKLIINLELPLSWEGYVEIIAKMDKQAFEDLLTEYCHSRPKGDKHHFRVTDKKAKSCSPMTLYGTPVGKMFYQGAPRLLKSRVSILPSRPTNGNSIVVEAYPKLVAMKWIGKRGYKNDTKKKQSDEQKTARTEIVRGLCSGKLRDYYGFDIELSEKLRATLIEDPTGDNLDALLCAVQTGWAYEQRDQGYGIPADCDPLEGWIVDPDLLD
- a CDS encoding type I restriction endonuclease subunit R; translated protein: MVNDYSEDNLVEQPAIALFAGLGWETENCFYEKFGENSTHGRETSSEVVLLPRLRSALEGLNPALPKEAIELAIEKLVRDRSIMSPANANREIYQLLKNGVKVLFQDTENKEIVETVQVIDWKYPSNNNFFLASQFWVSGDMYKRRADLVGFVNGLPLVFIELKASHKRLERAYQDNLRDYKSTIPKIFWYNAIILLSNGSFSKIGSMTAAWEHFAEWKKINSEGEEGIISLDTMIRGTCEPSRLLDMIENFTIFSEVSGGLAKFVAKNHQYLGVNNATEALLQIKENQGKLGVFWHTQGSGKSYSMIFFSQKILRKIPGNYTFVIITDRQELDDQIYKNFANTGIVTEEHIQATSGKHLQQLLSEDHRFIFTLIQKFRTDKDETYPEISDRDDIIVITDEAHRSQYDILATNMRNALPKAAFIAFTGTPLIVGEEKTKEVFGDYISIYDFKQSVEDGATVPLYYENRIPELQLTNKDLNKDLECLIEEAELDEEQENKVAREFAREYHLITRNDRLEKIAEDIVAHFMGRGTTGKAMVISIDKATAVKMYDKVQEYWQKYLNELESRPVPSYESERNEHMARIKFMKETDMAVVVSQEQNEIETFKEKGLDIAPHRRRLVNEDLDKKFKDPDNPLRIVFVCAMWMTGFDVPSCSTIYLDKPMRNHTLMQTIARANRVFGDKLNGLIVDYIGVFRNLEKALAIYGSAASGKIKEGETPVMDKSELVKYLKQAIDETIIFCKKRGINLTQIQAVDGFKRVKLLDNAVEAILINDDSKKKYLSLSVNVAKIYRAILPDPAANEFGPSQKLITIIAAKIRSLAPKADISDIMGEVEELLDQSIATEGYIIQDPSEQSDVSKYLDLSQVNFEALKEAFKKGHKRIETEKLRASIENKLAQLVRLNKSRMDYLEKFQEMIDEYNSGSHNVEFFFTKLMAFAQELNAEEKRGIVEKLSEEELAIFDLLTRPEMTLGKKEELQVKRVAQKLLETLKEEMFVLDWRKRQQSRAAVLVSIEETLDLLPRIYTPDLFQNKCDLVYQHVYDSYFGPEQSIYALAD
- a CDS encoding NAD(P)/FAD-dependent oxidoreductase; amino-acid sequence: MNYDLVVAGAGPGGLMTASVVAQAGYRVLVVEKNTTCRSPCAGYISNTINFELPDNCIIQSKIRKMRTYFPDLSYHDFQLNGFVVDRPSFDMALAVRTKELGAHIKWGSPLVDLIPRGVRYDGGEACGKIIVGADGVFSKTASLMGADKQRVAFCAQYHLRGIEVLPDTCKILFDADYAPGGYVWIYPTGENSAKVGLGVTEAGTRSAREYLDAFISESIIAKRLNGEKTEYITGGLPVSGLRKKLCYGNILLVGDSAGMADPITGAGINNALLAGGIAGKTIINALENDDMAVLGQYEIKINRLLARPLTRSLDKRKKLDEYCTSNELLQEHLPEVWVTFRQYWV